TACACCCAGCGCCTGGCCGAGGCCGATCTGGTACCCTCGGTCGGCAGCGTCGGGGACTCCTATGACAATGCCCTGGCCGAGGCCATCAACGGCCTCTACAAGGCCGAGGTCATCTGGCGGCAGCCTTCCTGGCCGACCGTATCGGCCGTGGAAATGGCAACATTGCGCTGGGTCGATTGGTTCAATAACCATCGCCTCTTTGGCCCCATCGGCTATATCCCACCCGCCGAGGCCGAAGCCAACTACTATGCAGCCCTCGAGATCATCGATATGGCTGCGTGACTCAAACCAAATGGCCTCCGGGAAACCCGGGACGCTTCAATGTGCGCCCGACTGGCTCAGTAGAGACAAGCCCAGAGCAGCGCACGACAGAGATATTTTCGTCCTCTTCACGCTCAGGACCTTTCGAGATTCTCCCCCGGCCGGATGAATGGCCGGGGGAGAGTTTTCGTCACGCCATCAGGCTGCCTCTTTCCGAGCCTCGATCTGGGGCACGGCTTCCTCCGCACGTGTTGCAGAGGACGTAATCGCGATACGACGCGGCTTCATCGCTTCGGGTATCTCACGTTTCAGGGTAATGGACAGAAGTCCGTTCTCGAAGTGCGCATCGGTGACTTTCATATGCTCGGCCAGATCGAAGCGGCGTTCGAATTCTCTGCCCGCAATACCCCGATGGAGATATTCGGCGGCGCTTTGCGGCTCTTGCGCCTTTCGTCCCGTCACGACAAGAGTATTACGCTCCTGTGTGATCGTAAGGTCATTCTCGGCAAGTCCGGCAACCGCCATGTCGATCCGGTAATCATCCTCACCGGTCTTGACGATATCGTAAGGCGGCCAGTTATCGACCGTCGGAATCCGGCTGGCGAGATCAAGGGCATTGAGCATTCTGTCAAAACCCACGCTCGAACGGAACAGGGGAGCAAAATCAACGGTGGCTCTCATAGCCATATCCTCCTTTGAGCAACATGGACACAAGATCAAAACTGATAGTTCTGTCTGCCGACCCCTTCGGCGGCCGGCAAATTCAATCTGGGAACTCCGTGCATGGTGTCAAGAGGCATCAAAAATGCAGAAAGGCTGGTTTGGGCGTCCTCTATCGTTCGCGTTTTCATTGCCTGCGCGTCTTCGCGAGTGAGACGGACCCATGCCCGTTTCACGGGCATCGTGCTATAAAGCATC
This genomic stretch from Gluconacetobacter diazotrophicus PA1 5 harbors:
- a CDS encoding Hsp20 family protein; the protein is MRATVDFAPLFRSSVGFDRMLNALDLASRIPTVDNWPPYDIVKTGEDDYRIDMAVAGLAENDLTITQERNTLVVTGRKAQEPQSAAEYLHRGIAGREFERRFDLAEHMKVTDAHFENGLLSITLKREIPEAMKPRRIAITSSATRAEEAVPQIEARKEAA